CATTCCTTGACATACTGAATATTTATCACAATGAGTCTGTGTAGAAGAACAAAAATTAACATGTGCAGAAACTCTACAAAGCTTTCTATTTAATGGTCTACTCTTTTTCCCCCCCCCAAGCCTGTTCGAGTAGGGAGATTCTGGTCAGTGGCCAGAGAGCATGTCACTTCTGGGAAGGAGTTGGCCGCTTAGAAACCGCACCCTCTGTCTATTGTGGACAACACAGCCCGTGCCAGTAATGCAGAGTCCCAAGCAGGATTCCCACATAAGTTCAAACACAAGGTGCGAGTTTGCACATCACAGCCAGACAGATAGCACAGAAATATCTCTGTATGACTGTAACGGTGTAGAGAAGTCTGTGGACTTCAAACCAAAAGACAGACCCTAAGGAACCCTCTATTGCTTCAAAAACTATTCTAGCAGGTTAGACCCCTGGACTTGGAGTTAGCATGCATGCTCAGACAAACCAAGCtcactaaaataatttaaagatatTCAAGGCCTCACTTACTACACTGCCGGAACCCCCTGGAGACCCTCCAAGACACCCTTTAAAGGAGTCTCAAATATCCTACTTATGAACACAGTGAACTTCAATATATATTCCAAGAGCCTCATCGTCTTGAGGTTACTGAATGAACCATTGACAGTCCTTAGAGTTCTACTTAAGAGTGCTATTTCCCCATCATTTTGTCTCTATCTATGGTCCACAAAATTACATTCGAAAAAAGGCCCCCCAAAATTCCAGCAGGATCCGTGGCTAGAAGCAGAAGAGGTGAGGCAGGACATGCTCCTTGCAAATAGAGTGGGGCCAACCTGGGAGTGTGGGAAAGACAAGGAACTGTACCAAATAAGAGGCGTTTGATGTGTTCACTCTGGGTCTGTCCCACAGGTTCCCCTCATTCATTTTCAGCAGCACCCTGTTGCCCTAAACCGGCAACTATTTTCAGGGAAAAGAGAGGTGAATCAGGGGCGTTCTGAGGTGCCACTTGCACAATGGTTTTCTAGTAGAATAGGCGTGTCTGCTCTACAGGAGATGTTCGGTCCTTTAGTGTAAAAAGGTCTCTCCGTTTTCCTGCAGCAAAGGCTGCGACTCCTGCCACTTTCAACCAGCCGCCGAGTTCTGTGGGACAAGAGCCTCAGCGTGGGGCTATGTGGCTCCATAAGCATAAAACCAACAAGGCCCCAGCTTTGAAGTTCCCTATTCAAGCTGACATCCACtgcaaaaaaagatgcagtgaggGGCAGGTCGTAaggttgtgcgtgtgtgtgtgtgcgcgtgtgctcATACATGTGTGTTTGCTTGAGACAGATGCACTGCTGATCTTTTTGATGTAAACAGGAGTCCCTTGGTCTCCATTCTCTCCACCTGACCCTGTACTCGCTTTATCGCCTCTTTTGTCCCACCTACAGCTGGATCTTCCCATTTGATCTACTGTCCTTGTACTCTCTATGGGGTACTATGGTGGAGGTGTGTGAAAAAGCCCAAGCAGCAAGATGGGATTCATGCAATCTATGAGATTTGGCTTGAAAAGgggtgtgtgagtgcgtgtatgcTTGAGGAATAAAGGGGAAGGGTTCTGCTTCAAATGGACGACACTCATGACTCTCTTAAACAAAGTCCTGTTATTCTGCTTGCataattatttgaataaagaTTGCTCATTAAATGTTGTTTAGAAGTGTTCTGATGAGAGATAGGCTAGAATGAATTGGACTGGAAATGGGTCGAGATGGGGGTGTGGGGCTGTAGATATCCTACCAAAAACACAGACACTCATACTCATCCAACAGAGCATCAAAGAAGATAAAggtatttaaatcatattttctgATTGCACTATGAATAATgggtattttattattaaagtaaattgttaccatttctaaagaaaatgtataaaagatTATTggcatgatgctagggtgttcttggtggctGCTAAGTCTTTGATAGAacgtttctagggtgttctgggtagttactaggtggttgccaaagtcaaaagagcccaccaccAAAGGGCTCAAGTCCCTTGTTCAATCTAAAGCTGCCTTTTCACTGTCTccaacatttttcctttttttggagtggtggtggtgtagtggtctaagcacataactggtaatcagaaggttgctgattcgaaccccacagtcaccaccattgtgtgcttgagtaagacacttaactccaggttgctccggggggggattgtccctgtaataagtgctctgtaagtcactttggataaaagcgtctgccaaaaatTGAAGGAGAAGCTACCAAAGGTTTACCTCAGAATGAGCAGatgaattcaatacaattcagGATTAATATTCACTCAGTATTTATGATTAACagtattatttatcattattacagtttttattgatAATATTATGattaacagcaacaacaacccTAATTCAGAAAATATGAATCAGAAATTCATAgatgttattttaaatatgtaggtTTTACGTGTTCAGAAATAAATGACACGAACAAATTTAATCCCgtaattcaaaaagtttttttgtgacattttgcaaaataaacaatCATTTCTGACTTATCCATTATTAACTGTTCAAAATACAGATATTCCTCACTTCACCCTGATAGTTTGCATTAATACATCACTTCCGGTCGGGCAGTCGCATACGGTCTAGTCGCTCAAGTTGAAATATATTAACGCAACCAAGGCTCAAATCGGATCAGAAAATGTCACATTCAGAGACAGCCGGAACCTCACGCAGCCCCCGAGTGACTCTCCATTGGAAACAACTTCCGGTCTATTGTTTGTTGGATGCAGTGAAAAGGTGGCTTAAGTCTAAgttggggttaggggttttgAGCTAAAGTAATAGtgataaaccaatttataaagcTTTCTCCATTAACCATACAGGACCAAATCATAAAGTGAATTTATCTTTCTAAATCATCATAAAATACTTTGGAATGCTGGCTGATATTTAAGATTGTTACCGTTTTAGACATCAAACACATCTTTCTACATTGGACAAAGAAGAATCAAAGATTCAACAGATACAACAGATGGTAAAAGCTTGAAATAGAACCAATTCCAATGAAGGAGGACAAGTGTTCtttcttttctgttgtgttgaacTTTTATCATTGTTCTTCTCCTCCTCTTCAAGATCTCCAGGTCATCTTAAAGTCATATGAATGCATCACGGTCCATTTCAGTACCTCCACACAGGATTTAGCTGACAGAACCTTTTGTGGATTCTGGCAAACTGGGTCCAAGTGGTATTGCAAAGTCAACAGAGGACAGAAGAAAATAAACCAAGTCTAAAGAAACAGTAATGAGACAAATCTCTAAAAACCCCCTCGTAATGAAGGACCACTGCCAACTTCAACCTCCATCCCAGACCGAGatagtgtcctgagatatctcacctgtctctgtgacaacactagactctgtaaacagcaaacaaaaatgtgtctgcggtCCGCGGAAAAttatgctttctgcctgtcaataattttcatgttttcatagtattgtagttgcagtgaattattgagacattatgcatttttatgccatgttgttcataacattGTCAGATAAGGCCGCTATTTTtcagctgttgtttttaacaaccgtttctgctctcaATAAATCTAATTTTGGGATCTTTGGAGTGCGGGTTctggaaagagggggcatggctaatacAAGGGCTCAGTCTggtggaagtagaatggctgaaatcgcttacaACACCTACCAGACTTCCTAAGACAGCCTCCATCGTAGTCTCACAGATCTAGACATTGcacaaagtctggtccactttgcaccACTTACACAGAAAGATGTTCCCAGCATGCAAAACAACCAAcaacaatttgttttgtttttatgtgacaTTTAGAAACAGACAAATCTGAAAAAGATAATaccacaataataaaacaaaagaattaCGGGGATTGCATACTGGAGACTTTCCAGTGACTAACTCTTCCTCAAACGCAATCATAATATCAGTCCGGTACCTTTCAAAatggtatttttttattacaagcgAAGACCCCGTCTACTCAGAGTTGAGCAATTTAATTGGATCTTGTAATTAAAAACACGtactttccagttttgtgtgcaataaaTATCAGATAGTTGGTGAACAGATTGTGGGCGGTTCGTGGGTGTGCCATCTGAGCCTGAGACTACGCTAGAGCTGGGCGATAAAACCATCTCGATATGTATCAcgatatcgatgataagcttttaagtaattttctatatttagcctgtgttctacatctagatgaTCAGGTGCATGtcactaaaaacacaagcagttcggctaaCGGCTAATGTTGCTAACGTTAGCTATCTTCTTCAGTGCCGCCAGTTGAAGCACACAGCATGAATGGATCCTGAAATGCCAGACTGACAGAGATGCAGACGAACATGCCGCAGCAAGTTTACTGGTGATATATGACAACAGATATATttatgttctaattttgtgaaattaatcagatgtcatcatctctggcaaAAAacattactagtttgtagcctagtctctcactttatCTTTTTTTTAGATTATCTTTTAACATTCACATCCCACTGCACttgattgataaactctataaaatatttgattattttggtagaagatccctcagacacaactgctttggctgtctctgggcccccaatgcaaTTTTGTatagactatttttttttttttcttcctttcttctgccaacttagaaataaaaaaaacaattgcaatgtgcaaatgtgaatatatattgtgataaatatcaacATAGAAAGATATGATAAAGAATACTGTGATACTATTTTTGGCAATATCCCCCAGCCCTAGACCATGCCCACCTTGACATTCTGGCAGCTCGTTGGAGACCAGGGACATTCGTTAAGTAATTGAACTGTATTACAGCCTGGCCACTGACCCCCACCCTAAGATGAAGTGACTGACAAGAAACATCCATTAATAGCAAAGTGGAACTCATTCACAAAGAgtataaaacacataaaaagagAGCAAAATGAATGCTCAAGCATATGCATCTGTTTGGGGCAGTAACATTATGATAAAAGGAGGACAAAAATATGCTGTAAAAGAGAAAAAGTGCAAAGAATAAGATTTGgatgacaaaaacacacatgtaGTAACAGTGAAGAGAATCAAAGTTCCGACACCAATTAAAGTGGAGCCAGAACAATCAATCAAGGAGAATGCAAAAACACATATCCTCAGAGTATGTATGAGGGAGctcaagaaataaataaaattgaagaTAAAAAAATAGAAAGGCAAGGCTGCCTAGAGCAAGGATGTACCCAGCTGTTCTGTTCTTTTTAGGCAGACAcgtcccattaaaaaaaaaaccttttacgTGGCCCTGAATCAAACAATTAGCTTCCGCACAGATCGCAGGATCCAGGGAGCCTTTGATTCTGAAAGGGGATTTTTTCCGCTTTATATGGGCCAATTATCGTCAGGTACCCGCTGTCCTCATTTGGTGAGCTTTCAAATATCCTGCATTAAAAAGCTGGTTGTTACAACCGAGAAGGAAAGCGTTTCATTCATTCCCATTAAGTGGGTGGAAATTTCACACTAGAGAGAGAATTGAGAAAGAAAGTGTGTTAGAGATGGATTGAGCCtgattaataatattataaatgtaacTCCTGTACCTGGCCTGTGAAGGCCACCATCGCAGAGCCACAGACTCCAGGATGGCAGTATGGGACAGACTGAGGAGGTGCTTTGTTGTAATGAGACAAATCATCAACCAAATGTGCCAAATTACAGACTTGTGTTGAGAGTTTGCTTTGAAACTTGTTTGAGTACTGATCATGTGGCATGTGTTGAAAAGAGGGGCATCCTGGAGCTCTTTAGCGTTTGGAAGAGCTTTCTGAATAACTTGACTGATGCAAAGGTTGAAGTTCATATGGATTAATGTCAAAGATAAAATTTATGGAGTTGGCAGCCTTGGAAACCAGACCAAATTATAGACAAAAGGGACCCCACACTAAAATGAACAACTCAACATAGATTATTAAATTGAAGCACAACGATTAAAAACATCTGTCTCAGGTAATCCGGTCACAAGTGCCGAGACACACTGCCATTATAGCACTGCGCCGTGTGTATTTTAATGGAGACATTGTTATCCTTTTCTGGACAAACACAGCACCTTCTATGCAAACGAGGCTCATTATTGAATGTGCCAGATTTAAACATTTCGGCACTATTTGCCTGATATAATTGATGTTGCACTATTACCGCCCATGGAAAACTTGTGATATTTAAATAACTAAAAAGATTCATTTAAAAGGGATGACATTTGTATTGATTAAGACATCAGAAATAGTAGACaggcaaatatttttttgagcCATTGTCTGGGAGCACAAAAGCCAGTGTAAATTTGAGACATTACCCAATTTGCAATATTCCTTAAGCAAATCAGATGCTAAAACAATGAAGACATCGCAGTGGgctgaaaataatgaaaatgcaGAGTACAAAAGGTGTTTACCAGCACATCGGAAGCTCTGTGCAGTGAGACCCTTCTCTACAGCCAGGCAGGTAAGGATGCTGAGAAAGCTAGTGGTGACGGATTGCCGTTTAGCTCTTTGCGCCTCCCTGTGTCGTCGCTCCCTGGCTGGCTTACTCCTCATCAGTACTCCGGTTGGGCCGGACTGATTACTATCCAACTGCGGTCTCTGAACAGTAACAGCGGTTTGCAAGGCCTCCACCCATTTCCGGGCTTTGGGCTCGCTCTCTGCCCGCAAGCGCAGCACATAATCAGGAAAGACCACTTGGAAGCAAGCCTTTAGGCCACCGTTTTCCTCATCCCGCTGCACAGCCAGACAGGAGGCCAGCCGGTACCGCAGCACGGGCTCCGATACAGGGCCCCTTCCCTCAGTCGGAAAGGCCTGCAGCTCGGTGCGGCTCAGCACAAACGTGAAGGCTCTCCAGTTGTTGAGGTCGGTGAGTTGGTGCAGAAGGCCAGCCTTTAGCACATCGGCACAGTGTTGGGTGAACAGAGGTAGGGCTGTGGGACGTACCAGCGGTCGAGGGGTTGGCATCGAGGCTGAATCAGGATCGGGCTCATGGGGGGTAGGGGAGGTGGCACGAGCCGGCTCCCATTTGCGATGGGCTGGACGGACGGCCAAGACGTGTTCCCAGAGGAGTCTCCGCCACTCCAGTGCCTCCCACAGGCATGATGCACGTAACTGCACACGGGTGCTGTTAAAGAAAACTGCCTGCAGAACGCGTCCATCCTGTGGCTGGGGTGCGCTCACTCCTTGGCAGTGAGACAGTGAGAGGGCAGCACATAGCTGCTGGTTGCCGCTGCTGTCCAGGCTGTAGAGACGTAGCTCACAGGGTGTAAGCTCAACATGACAGGTGCTCCAACGTCCCCACGGACCCTCTCTCTGCTCCAACAATCCCTGCTTCACCAGGCTAGAGCTGCTCTCCTTATGAGctgaaaaagaaaagacagaaagagcaCATTTAGAGCTATTAAAGCAGAACAGccttaaaaagaaaatatttggttTTCCACAAAAACAGTTCCTCAAAGTGTTTGATTATAAAATTACTGGACATGCAAAATAATGTTTATCCGTCAGGACACAGTAGATTTGATGATGGATCATATAAATGGTCAATAAGCCACACAACAATTTTCATGACAataattttccaggggtgatgttCAGACAGATGGATCGATCTGGCATTATATGAAGACTTGGGCCTTTACACACTGTAAGGATGCTAGGGGTGTAAAATACATTGATGCATTGTAATGCAATGATCTAACAAACATATTTTGATGCATCGTTTATGGaattaaacaacagatttttattacaatattaataaCCAATGTAATACAGATACCTTGTCAGATTACTTTAGCCAGCTGGTGGGACACTATATAGTCAAATTTGACAAAGTTGCTCAAAAGGACCCAACAGAAAATTGCAAACAGTAAAGTaccgttattattattatttctaatagGCAGTTGTGGGGGAAAGGCAATGATTAACCAAGAAAAATTGCATACTTCTTTAATTTTactttgtttcatttattataataatattttgaaaacTGTTATTGTATAATGGGAGTGAAACCACTTATTGGTTTACATCTCCTGTGAGGATGATTTATATGCGACAGAGCTATcttattaataaatcaataatatggtagttgTATGTGTATTATGACAGGGTTTACTTGCTTACTTATATGGAGCTTTGAAACAgactttcttattttttaaagggACACAGTGGACTTAAATAACTGGTTATGTGAATATTTAAAGCACTCATGTTAACATGATATCAAGACAGTCAGTGCTTTTGGTGTAAATACATCAACAAATCTTTTTTGattctctcgaactggcacccccggctcgtctttatccccatcctggctgattaggacaattcggTGCAGGGTGTTCGTCCTCACGGCCCggtcatgccctcctcctcatcacagtcattaaacattatttttttcattaaggtAAAATTGTTAATTTAGGGATTTTGggattattttctttgtttaacaTCAACCCTGTCATGTGAATGTGACTTGAAAATTAACATATGCTATGTCATTGACGCCTCTATATTTTTCTTTCAGCAGAACTGGTCAAAAATATCTACTTGCATGTTTCAAGAAATTCTGCATGTTAATCTGGAGCCCTTTGTGTTAGATGTTCACATCATGACAGATGATGTTAGCAGTCTGTCCAGCCAATGCAAAGCAGGAAGAACCATTATTGCGTGTAGGGCTACTGTGCAAACAAAACGGCAAAGAGTGACCACTCTGGCACTCCTTCCTTTCTCTGTCCGTTTCTTTCACGAGCTCCCTCCTTTATCTCCTTTCCTCTCTTGGTCCTCAACACTCCTCATCCTCCTTGGCTGGGAACTGCCTGCTTTCCTCCCAACCCTCAGAAACCCGCTGGGTGCCTGGAGCTGCTGGTCCTGGGCTATGGCCTCTGGCTCCAACAGTCC
The Xyrauchen texanus isolate HMW12.3.18 chromosome 14, RBS_HiC_50CHRs, whole genome shotgun sequence genome window above contains:
- the LOC127654661 gene encoding pleckstrin homology domain-containing family M member 3-like isoform X2 — protein: MEGLEVEDISPALEATEDYLHCLDDNQGDGQVRPQKLKEASTLEKLNSSGVWGLLTGKQSEISPGNMAWAEQTSFSVLGLRNGKRNRARSTNDLAAHAKETNSTTTTSSGAFKRGHNRSRSDINNRSYTDNGMQAIDKNTFKNMALNEQRDAHKESSSSLVKQGLLEQREGPWGRWSTCHVELTPCELRLYSLDSSGNQQLCAALSLSHCQGVSAPQPQDGRVLQAVFFNSTRVQLRASCLWEALEWRRLLWEHVLAVRPAHRKWEPARATSPTPHEPDPDSASMPTPRPLVRPTALPLFTQHCADVLKAGLLHQLTDLNNWRAFTFVLSRTELQAFPTEGRGPVSEPVLRYRLASCLAVQRDEENGGLKACFQVVFPDYVLRLRAESEPKARKWVEALQTAVTVQRPQLDSNQSGPTGVLMRSKPARERRHREAQRAKRQSVTTSFLSILTCLAVEKGLTAQSFRCAGCQRPVGLSRGKAKVCSYSGWYYCPSCHQDSLFLIPARLLHNWDTNKHKVSKQAKEFLEFVYEEPLLDVQQLNPCLYEHCEALAAVLKLRQQLQSLRAYLFNCRATVAEDLRRRS